A genomic segment from Dermatobacter hominis encodes:
- a CDS encoding ATP-binding protein: protein MSLTDGLWVVVFTDMVDSTRQRAAIGDAAANRLLTEHDGIVRSATVANDGVLVKGTGDGAMCAFRSAAGALRAGAAVLAGVERRNASADAPLLLRMGASVGELVTSGSDLHGMAANEAARVCAAAGPQQMLATAAVATLAGAVPEVTVRAVGSLELKGIPGRPDVVEVTPVRAAQPSFEVPVSLATRRDLEFTGRQVELDRLVEALDDASEGAGRVVLVGGEAGIGKTRLVAEAADVAASRGCLVLHGTCDHDARVPFEPFTGALETYLDAVASPVLGRFAEGLVRLVSSDRLGSTADPAAPADEQQRTFAAIAAWVTELAVVQPVVVVVDDVHWAARSTMAALRHLCRSIASSRVVVAATFRDTALPDAPDLVATLADLQRLPGCTRLDLGGLDEPQVERMVASVLVDADPAGRAGARIASECGGNPFYAGELARLAVDGSLDLRVDIDRMPPSVRDAIRDRLAPLGTSTRRILELGAVLGAEFQVASLVRADDELAPGQVVELVDVAAASRVVRHLGGGRYRFGHALVRSVLLDDLGPGRRAAASERLARAAEAAGSGDAAELARLWCGAGVLADVGRAVRWSTVAARQALERGAFDDALAWCEGAIALLGGGGQTEGETELRIVRGHALRLTGDASFAATMLDAARRAMTEDRTDLLVEAAIGLSRGTLAQVGVIDRDRVQVLQTTLDVVGPGPTATRARLLACLGQELMYASPDRRYPLRDEAIGILDDLASVDAWVDCGPELADAVYDDLSTRGRIQAELDAAAPFVDPVRRWFVESRGRALAFMSGDMKEADRRLAAMRAELDAVPFAFAQWYTRMFDAVHLLVRGELAAARTASERALELGLDTGQPEALMAHVGLTSWLGYEFDTAGETLDLVDDLLAGLDGQPGAPFFSTFAARQLIHARQGPRAVELLAAEVSRDLDFPMHTNLSLTYLANLTDVAVWSSEVDACRRIYEHLSPYPCQVANSGGITIGCTAQYLGRLATSIGRTDAAVRHLADAERVYRDMGAVLFLARTRIDRAVLHERMGRPVPSGLVESALALADERGAGAGMRHYLAASTGGAT from the coding sequence ATGTCGCTGACCGATGGTCTGTGGGTCGTGGTGTTCACCGACATGGTCGACTCGACACGCCAGCGCGCCGCGATCGGCGACGCCGCCGCCAACCGGCTCCTGACCGAGCACGATGGCATCGTCCGATCGGCCACGGTCGCCAACGACGGCGTGCTGGTCAAGGGGACCGGCGACGGCGCGATGTGCGCCTTCCGCAGTGCCGCCGGCGCCCTGCGGGCGGGCGCGGCGGTCCTGGCCGGCGTCGAGCGGAGGAACGCCTCGGCCGACGCCCCGCTGCTCCTCCGGATGGGAGCGAGCGTGGGTGAGTTGGTCACCTCGGGTTCCGACCTCCACGGGATGGCGGCGAACGAGGCGGCACGGGTGTGCGCGGCCGCCGGGCCGCAGCAGATGCTGGCGACGGCGGCGGTGGCAACCCTCGCGGGCGCGGTCCCGGAGGTCACCGTCCGAGCCGTCGGGTCGCTCGAGCTGAAGGGGATCCCCGGCCGGCCCGACGTCGTCGAGGTCACCCCCGTCCGTGCGGCCCAGCCGTCGTTCGAGGTGCCGGTCTCGCTGGCGACCCGACGCGACCTGGAGTTCACCGGCCGCCAGGTCGAGCTCGATCGCCTGGTCGAGGCGCTCGACGACGCGTCCGAGGGCGCCGGTCGCGTCGTGCTCGTCGGCGGTGAGGCGGGGATCGGCAAGACCCGGCTCGTGGCCGAGGCGGCCGATGTCGCGGCCTCCCGAGGGTGCTTGGTGCTGCACGGCACGTGCGACCACGACGCAAGGGTGCCCTTCGAACCGTTCACCGGCGCGCTGGAGACGTACCTGGACGCCGTCGCGTCACCCGTCCTCGGCCGGTTCGCCGAGGGGCTGGTGCGATTGGTGTCGAGCGACCGGCTGGGCTCGACGGCCGACCCCGCGGCGCCGGCCGACGAGCAGCAGAGGACGTTCGCCGCCATCGCGGCGTGGGTCACCGAGCTCGCGGTCGTGCAGCCGGTCGTGGTGGTCGTCGACGACGTCCACTGGGCAGCCCGGTCCACGATGGCGGCGCTCCGGCACCTCTGCCGCTCGATCGCGTCGTCCCGTGTCGTCGTGGCGGCGACCTTCCGCGACACCGCGCTGCCGGACGCTCCCGACCTCGTCGCGACGCTTGCGGACCTCCAGCGGCTCCCGGGCTGCACCCGGCTCGACCTGGGGGGCCTCGACGAACCGCAGGTGGAGCGGATGGTCGCGAGCGTGCTCGTCGACGCCGACCCCGCCGGGCGGGCCGGTGCGCGGATCGCGTCGGAGTGCGGCGGCAACCCGTTCTACGCCGGCGAGCTCGCCCGTCTCGCGGTCGACGGGTCCCTGGACCTCCGGGTCGACATCGACCGGATGCCGCCGTCGGTGCGTGACGCGATCCGCGACCGACTCGCCCCGCTCGGTACGTCCACCCGCCGCATCCTCGAGCTCGGGGCGGTGCTCGGCGCGGAGTTCCAGGTGGCCTCGCTCGTGCGCGCCGACGACGAACTGGCACCGGGTCAGGTCGTCGAGCTGGTCGACGTCGCGGCGGCGAGCCGCGTGGTCCGCCATCTGGGCGGCGGCCGGTACCGCTTCGGACACGCACTGGTCCGGTCGGTCCTGCTCGACGACCTGGGCCCCGGGCGACGGGCAGCGGCGTCCGAGCGCCTGGCCAGGGCCGCCGAGGCCGCGGGTTCCGGCGACGCCGCAGAGCTGGCCCGTCTCTGGTGCGGCGCCGGCGTGCTGGCCGACGTCGGGCGAGCCGTGCGATGGAGCACCGTGGCGGCACGACAGGCGTTGGAGCGTGGCGCGTTCGACGACGCGCTGGCGTGGTGCGAGGGTGCGATCGCCCTCCTGGGCGGCGGCGGTCAGACGGAGGGGGAGACGGAGCTGCGGATCGTGCGCGGCCACGCGCTGCGCCTGACCGGCGACGCGTCGTTCGCGGCCACGATGCTCGATGCCGCGCGCCGAGCGATGACCGAGGACCGGACCGATCTGCTGGTCGAGGCGGCCATCGGGCTCAGCCGGGGGACGCTGGCGCAGGTCGGGGTGATCGACCGCGACCGGGTCCAGGTGCTGCAGACGACCCTGGACGTCGTCGGTCCGGGACCCACTGCGACCCGCGCCCGCTTGCTGGCGTGCCTCGGTCAGGAGCTGATGTACGCGTCGCCGGATCGGCGGTACCCGTTGCGCGACGAGGCGATCGGCATCCTCGACGACCTGGCGTCGGTCGATGCGTGGGTCGACTGCGGACCGGAACTGGCCGACGCCGTGTACGACGACCTGTCGACACGCGGTCGCATCCAGGCCGAGCTGGATGCGGCGGCACCGTTCGTGGATCCCGTGCGCCGTTGGTTCGTGGAGTCGAGAGGCCGCGCGCTGGCCTTCATGTCGGGCGACATGAAGGAGGCGGACCGCCGTCTCGCAGCGATGCGGGCGGAGCTCGACGCTGTGCCGTTCGCCTTCGCGCAGTGGTACACGCGGATGTTCGACGCGGTCCACCTGCTGGTCCGGGGCGAGCTCGCCGCCGCTCGAACGGCGTCGGAGCGGGCGCTCGAGCTCGGGCTGGACACGGGTCAGCCCGAGGCGTTGATGGCGCACGTCGGGCTGACGAGCTGGCTCGGCTACGAGTTCGACACCGCAGGGGAGACCCTGGACCTGGTCGACGACCTTCTGGCGGGCCTGGACGGTCAACCGGGTGCGCCGTTCTTCTCGACCTTCGCCGCGCGCCAGCTCATCCACGCCCGACAGGGGCCGCGTGCCGTCGAGCTCCTGGCGGCCGAGGTGTCGCGCGACCTGGACTTCCCGATGCACACGAACCTGTCGCTCACCTACCTCGCGAACCTCACCGACGTGGCCGTGTGGTCCAGCGAGGTCGACGCGTGTCGACGCATCTACGAGCACCTGTCGCCCTATCCGTGCCAGGTCGCCAACTCGGGCGGCATCACGATCGGCTGCACCGCCCAGTACCTCGGCCGGTTGGCGACGTCGATCGGCCGTACGGACGCTGCGGTGCGGCACCTCGCGGACGCCGAGCGCGTCTACCGGGACATGGGCGCGGTGCTGTTCCTGGCGCGCACGAGGATCGACCGGGCGGTGCTCCACGAGCGCATGGGCCGACCGGTCCCGTCAGGTCTCGTGGAATCGGCCCTGGCCCTGGCGGACGAGCGGGGCGCCGGCGCCGGGATGCGGCACTACCTCGCGGCGTCGACAGGCGGGGCGACGTGA
- a CDS encoding ABC transporter ATP-binding protein → MPRPEVRGGPVPGWPALAARGLGKDFGDRTAVASLDLDVPVGSFFGLVGPNGSGKTTTLRMASGLQRPDRGQVWIGGHDTWAEPVAVRRLLGVVPDPLHLFDRLTARELLGHLGELRGLDRDEVERRSDELLSVLGLSEASTELVGSYSHGMRKKTSLACALLHRPAVLLLDEPFEGVDPVSSVTIRGLLDRYRAAGGTVVFSSHVMDLVERFCDHVAVMATGRLLAAGPIDHVRAGRRLEEAFIEMVGADPLRHDDLQWLAGPGTPAP, encoded by the coding sequence GTGCCGCGCCCCGAGGTCCGGGGCGGTCCCGTCCCCGGGTGGCCCGCGCTGGCCGCCCGCGGGCTCGGCAAGGACTTCGGCGACCGCACGGCGGTGGCCTCGCTCGACCTCGACGTCCCGGTCGGCAGCTTCTTCGGGCTCGTGGGCCCGAACGGGTCGGGCAAGACGACGACGCTGCGGATGGCGTCGGGCCTGCAGCGACCCGACCGGGGCCAGGTGTGGATCGGTGGCCACGACACGTGGGCCGAGCCGGTCGCGGTGCGGCGCCTGCTCGGCGTGGTGCCGGATCCGCTGCACCTGTTCGACCGGCTCACCGCCCGCGAGCTGCTCGGCCACCTGGGCGAGCTGCGTGGGCTCGACCGGGACGAGGTCGAGCGCCGCAGCGACGAGCTGCTGTCGGTGCTCGGGCTGTCGGAGGCCTCGACGGAGCTGGTCGGCAGCTACAGCCACGGCATGCGGAAGAAGACGTCGCTGGCCTGCGCGCTGCTGCACCGGCCCGCCGTCCTGCTGCTCGACGAGCCGTTCGAGGGCGTGGACCCGGTGTCGTCGGTGACGATCCGCGGCCTGCTCGACCGCTACCGCGCCGCCGGGGGGACGGTCGTCTTCTCGAGCCACGTGATGGACCTCGTCGAGCGCTTCTGCGACCACGTCGCGGTCATGGCGACCGGCCGGCTCCTCGCGGCCGGGCCGATCGACCACGTGCGGGCCGGCCGCCGGCTCGAGGAGGCGTTCATCGAGATGGTCGGCGCCGACCCGCTGCGGCACGACGACCTCCAGTGGCTCGCCGGTCCCGGCACCCCCGCACCATGA
- a CDS encoding ATP-binding protein produces MSNPSGSEGLYVGERSDDSGARTGERALVDADDLTTHGVIVGMTGSGKTGLAISLIEEVLLSGVPVLAIDPKGDLADLLLTFPELRPDDFAPWVPDGDDPSQVATTWREGLADWGVGPERIAALRSRVRMGVYTPGSTAATPLDVVGSLGAPAGSGGTPAEAEAVEAEVQAITSGLLGLVGIEGDPLASPEHLLVANLVHAAWSAGESLDLATLLQRIQDPPMRRLGVMELDTVIGPDARTKLAVRLNGILAAPGFQDWFGGAPLDPQRLLFADDGRPSLAVIALSHLSDAERQLVVSRVLASVIRWFRSQPGTDRLRALVYLDEVAGYAPPTAQPATKAPILTILKQARAFGVGMVLATQNPVDLDYKAMSNAGTWMVGRLQTERDKARLLEGMAPAAGGVDVAALDASITALDKRQFLWHRTGSDVPVRFGSRWAMSYLRGPVTGSQLAQLPGREEVPPATAAAATAAPAPGSAAAGAVPAAAPAPAPGVDAPVAATTPPGVDGPGTAAGDASPVMPEVADGVPVRYLDPAAPWAAAVGAVPTSTALQAGIALRVSLLFDDAKAGVREVQEWEAVLAPLGDVVDPATATVVDHDDRDLRPDAPAAATYLPTPARIGTKSFYTDLSKRLKDLLVREQVLTVPVNRTLKLWGRVGETAEEFAARCDEAAQAAADAEAAKVREKLTARIERSRAAVETARRRADSAAEAADAAGSTELTDVAGSLLGGLLGGRSRTRGLATAARTAMAGRERVGKARQRADDAAAAVADKADDVAALEQELAEQLVAIDDEWRAVADEVQEAQITLSRTDVTVEMVTLVWIPV; encoded by the coding sequence ATGTCGAACCCGTCCGGATCCGAGGGCCTCTACGTCGGCGAGAGGTCGGACGACTCGGGCGCCCGGACCGGTGAACGGGCGCTCGTCGACGCCGACGACCTCACCACGCACGGCGTCATCGTCGGCATGACCGGCTCCGGCAAGACCGGGCTGGCGATCTCGCTCATCGAGGAGGTGCTGCTGTCGGGCGTGCCGGTGCTGGCGATCGACCCGAAGGGCGATCTGGCCGACCTCCTGCTCACGTTCCCCGAGCTGCGACCCGACGACTTCGCCCCGTGGGTCCCCGACGGCGACGACCCCTCGCAGGTGGCGACGACGTGGCGTGAAGGCCTGGCGGACTGGGGCGTCGGACCCGAGCGGATCGCCGCGCTCCGGTCGAGGGTCCGCATGGGCGTCTACACGCCCGGCTCGACCGCGGCCACGCCGCTCGACGTCGTCGGCTCGCTCGGCGCGCCGGCGGGGTCGGGCGGGACCCCGGCCGAGGCGGAGGCCGTCGAGGCCGAGGTACAGGCGATCACGTCGGGGCTGCTCGGACTGGTCGGCATCGAGGGCGATCCGCTCGCCAGCCCCGAGCACCTGCTCGTGGCCAACCTCGTGCACGCGGCGTGGAGCGCCGGGGAGTCGCTCGACCTCGCGACGCTGCTGCAGCGGATCCAGGACCCGCCGATGCGACGCCTCGGCGTGATGGAGCTCGACACGGTGATCGGCCCCGACGCCCGCACGAAGCTCGCGGTGCGGCTGAACGGGATCCTGGCCGCACCCGGGTTCCAGGACTGGTTCGGCGGCGCGCCGCTCGATCCCCAGCGACTGCTGTTCGCGGACGACGGCCGGCCGTCGCTGGCGGTGATCGCGCTCTCGCACCTGTCCGACGCCGAGCGCCAGCTCGTCGTGAGCCGGGTGCTGGCGTCGGTGATCCGCTGGTTCCGCAGCCAGCCCGGGACCGATCGCCTGCGGGCCCTCGTCTACCTCGACGAGGTGGCGGGCTACGCACCCCCGACCGCACAGCCCGCGACCAAGGCGCCGATCCTGACGATCCTCAAGCAGGCCCGGGCCTTCGGCGTCGGCATGGTGCTCGCCACCCAGAACCCGGTCGACCTCGACTACAAGGCGATGTCGAACGCCGGCACGTGGATGGTGGGCCGGCTGCAGACCGAGCGCGACAAGGCCCGGTTGCTCGAGGGCATGGCCCCGGCCGCCGGCGGCGTCGACGTGGCGGCGCTCGACGCCTCGATCACGGCGCTCGACAAGCGGCAGTTCCTCTGGCACCGCACCGGGTCCGACGTGCCGGTCCGGTTCGGGTCGCGCTGGGCGATGTCGTACCTGCGGGGGCCGGTGACCGGCTCGCAGCTCGCCCAGCTCCCCGGGCGCGAGGAGGTGCCCCCGGCGACGGCGGCCGCGGCGACGGCGGCTCCTGCACCCGGGTCGGCCGCCGCGGGCGCGGTCCCCGCCGCGGCGCCGGCACCCGCACCCGGGGTCGACGCGCCGGTCGCCGCGACCACGCCGCCCGGCGTCGACGGGCCGGGCACCGCCGCGGGCGACGCCTCCCCGGTCATGCCCGAGGTCGCCGACGGCGTCCCCGTCCGGTACCTCGATCCGGCGGCGCCGTGGGCGGCCGCCGTCGGTGCCGTGCCCACCAGCACGGCGCTGCAGGCCGGGATCGCCCTGCGGGTGTCGCTCCTGTTCGACGACGCCAAGGCCGGCGTCCGCGAGGTGCAGGAGTGGGAGGCCGTGCTCGCGCCGCTCGGCGACGTGGTCGACCCCGCGACCGCCACCGTCGTCGACCACGACGACCGTGACCTCCGCCCCGACGCGCCGGCCGCCGCCACCTACCTCCCGACCCCGGCACGGATCGGCACGAAGTCCTTCTACACCGACCTGTCCAAGCGCCTGAAGGACCTGCTCGTCCGGGAGCAGGTCCTCACCGTCCCGGTGAACCGGACGCTCAAGCTGTGGGGCCGGGTCGGCGAGACCGCCGAGGAGTTCGCGGCGCGCTGCGACGAGGCGGCCCAGGCCGCCGCCGACGCCGAGGCGGCGAAGGTGCGGGAGAAGCTGACGGCGCGGATCGAGCGGTCCCGGGCCGCCGTCGAGACCGCGCGGCGCCGGGCGGACTCGGCCGCCGAGGCCGCGGACGCGGCCGGGTCGACCGAGCTGACCGACGTGGCCGGCTCGCTCCTCGGCGGCCTGCTCGGGGGTCGGAGCCGGACGCGTGGCCTGGCCACCGCCGCGCGCACCGCGATGGCCGGCCGGGAGCGGGTCGGCAAGGCGCGCCAGCGCGCCGACGACGCGGCCGCGGCCGTCGCCGACAAGGCCGACGACGTCGCCGCGCTCGAGCAGGAGCTCGCCGAGCAGCTGGTGGCGATCGACGACGAGTGGCGGGCAGTGGCCGACGAGGTGCAGGAGGCGCAGATCACGCTGTCGCGCACCGACGTCACCGTCGAGATGGTCACCCTCGTGTGGATCCCCGTGTGA
- a CDS encoding MATE family efflux transporter, giving the protein MNGRELDRSIWRLAGPAFLTLTAEPLYLLVDTAVVGRIGGDALASLAVASTILLTSTGVLIFLTFGTAATVARLRGAGHAEQAAEQSVQGMWLGLACGLAAAALLAVLGVPLTSWLSPDASVAEGARTYLYISLLGVPAVCVTMAGTGALRGHVDARTPLVVTVVANLVNLAIEIPLVLGLGWGLAGSAAGTVLVQWGAAATYLFVVVRRYGAGLERRRPDRAALGHHLRIGRDLFVRTVALRAAFLAMTAQAGRRGAEALSAYQVALQWWVFLTFLLDGLEAAAQSLVGMALGAGDEVLARRTASRVLAWSAACGLVLGLATVVARNGIAGLFTDDPAVVALVTTSLVWVGVAQPLNGLASSLDGVLVGAGDQRFLAAAMVGSLSVLVLAGATLSWAGTGLWGVWLALIVFMASRVVFLGARFRTSAWHRTGAVA; this is encoded by the coding sequence ATGAACGGGCGCGAGCTCGACCGCTCGATCTGGCGCCTCGCCGGCCCGGCGTTCCTCACGCTGACGGCCGAGCCGCTCTACCTGCTCGTCGACACGGCGGTCGTCGGCCGCATCGGCGGCGACGCGCTCGCCTCGCTCGCCGTCGCGTCGACGATCCTCCTCACGTCGACCGGCGTCCTGATCTTCCTCACGTTCGGGACCGCGGCCACCGTCGCCCGCCTGCGCGGCGCGGGCCACGCCGAGCAGGCGGCCGAGCAGTCGGTGCAGGGGATGTGGCTGGGCCTCGCGTGCGGCCTGGCCGCCGCAGCGCTGCTCGCCGTCCTCGGCGTGCCGCTCACGTCGTGGCTGAGCCCCGACGCCTCGGTCGCCGAGGGCGCCCGCACCTACCTGTACATCAGCCTCCTCGGCGTCCCCGCCGTCTGCGTGACGATGGCCGGCACCGGCGCGCTGCGGGGCCACGTCGACGCCCGCACGCCGCTGGTCGTCACCGTCGTCGCCAACCTCGTGAACCTGGCGATCGAGATCCCGCTCGTCCTCGGCCTCGGGTGGGGCCTGGCCGGGTCCGCCGCCGGGACCGTGCTCGTCCAGTGGGGTGCCGCAGCGACCTACCTGTTCGTCGTCGTGCGCCGCTACGGCGCCGGGCTCGAGCGCCGTCGACCCGACCGCGCCGCACTGGGCCACCACCTGCGCATCGGGCGCGACCTGTTCGTTCGGACGGTCGCCCTCCGGGCCGCCTTCCTCGCGATGACCGCCCAGGCCGGCCGCCGCGGCGCCGAGGCCCTGTCGGCGTACCAGGTCGCCCTTCAGTGGTGGGTATTCCTGACGTTCCTGCTCGACGGGCTCGAGGCGGCGGCCCAGAGCCTGGTCGGCATGGCCCTCGGCGCGGGCGACGAGGTCCTCGCCCGCCGCACCGCAAGCCGGGTGCTGGCGTGGAGCGCGGCGTGCGGGCTCGTGCTCGGGCTCGCGACCGTCGTGGCGCGGAACGGCATCGCCGGGCTGTTCACCGACGACCCGGCCGTCGTGGCGCTCGTCACCACGTCGCTCGTGTGGGTCGGCGTCGCCCAGCCGCTCAACGGGCTGGCCTCGTCGCTCGACGGCGTGCTGGTGGGCGCGGGCGACCAGCGCTTCCTCGCCGCGGCGATGGTCGGGTCGCTGTCGGTGCTCGTGCTGGCCGGAGCGACGCTGTCGTGGGCCGGCACCGGGCTGTGGGGCGTGTGGCTGGCGCTGATTGTCTTCATGGCGTCGCGGGTGGTGTTCCTCGGCGCCCGGTTCCGGACCAGCGCGTGGCACCGGACCGGCGCCGTCGCCTGA